In Anoplopoma fimbria isolate UVic2021 breed Golden Eagle Sablefish chromosome 12, Afim_UVic_2022, whole genome shotgun sequence, one DNA window encodes the following:
- the LOC129099367 gene encoding cytosolic sulfotransferase 3-like isoform X1 yields the protein MEVIHQRTMFDFHGVSMSKCFTDNWDEVQNFKARPDDILIATYPKAGTTWVSYTLDLLYFGQTCPERQASIPIDERVPFLEFSKPSVPAGKYLADRLPTTPRLIKTHLPLQFVPKSFWEQNVRVVNVFRNAKDNAVSYYHFCRMSSGMPEPGDWNTFLQNFMEGKVVYGSWHDHVNGWWEKKQTYPKIHHMFYEDLIEDTGREIDRLCSFLGLTPSAEEKERIVNEVNFDNMKQNPMVNYSTMQSMDQKVSPFMRKGKVGDWKNHFTVAQDEKFDEDYKQKMKNSTLQFRSEV from the exons ATGGAGGTGATACATCAGAGAACAATGTTTGACTTCCACGGAGTCTCCATGTCCAAATGCTTCACTGACAACTGGGACGAGGTACAGAACTTTAAAGCGCGACCAGATGACATTCTTATAGCTACTTATCCTAAAGCAG GAACAACATGGGTCAGTTACACCCTGGATCTTCTgtattttggacagacatgtcCAGAGCGTCAGGCGTCCATCCCTATTGATGAGAGAGTGCCTTTTCTGGAGTTCAGCAAACCGTCTGTACCCGCAG GAAAATACTTGGCAGACAGACTTCCCACCACTCCTCGTCTCATTAAAACTCATCTACCACTCCAGTTTGTACCAAAGTCCTTCTGGGAGCAGAACGTCAGG GTAGTCAACGTGTTTCGTAATGCAAAGGACAACGCGGTGTCCTATTACCATTTTTGCCGCATGAGCAGCGGCATGCCAGAACCAGGAGACTGGAACACCTTTCTACAGAACTTCATGGAGGGAAAGG TGGTGTATGGATCCTGGCATGACCATGTGAATGGCTGGTGGGAGAAGAAACAGACCTATCCCAAAATTCACCATATGTTCTATGAAGATCTGATTGAG GACACAGGACGAGAGATAGACCGACTCTGTTCCTTCCTTGGTTTGACTCCTTCCgctgaggagaaagaaagaattgTAAATGAAGTGAATTTtgacaatatgaaacaaaaccCGATGGTCAACTATTCCACTATGCAAAGTATGGATCAAAAAGTGTCTCCTTTCATGAGAAAAG GGAAAGTTGGTGACTGGAAGAATCACTTCACTGTGGCCCAGGATGAAAAGTTCGATGAGGACTACAAGCAGAAAATGAAGAATAGTACACTGCAGTTTCGTTCTGAAGTTTAG
- the LOC129099515 gene encoding proline-rich transmembrane protein 3, whose translation MIQSEVVAAELAAEQGSLCVNREQRSGAPGLTLHLSWSWLTRDVLVLSAAETASQLKDGVTHRHTDSQRDQSPALTTQRITMAPMCLFFLGFLLSVLHPTDAQTIIGSSSSFSSLDLPVNSSPPPTKQTVRFWPSLPPRGRSDVPIRATVRERQTTTNAAHQERRIPRPTAQQSTPPFINALSTQNLSSGPILAQPTASRPRTDTASLAISRAFLKDDATTKGSTPSLPAFPSVTESASDKPVEAGNPEERLLKDTEDDDLQELGSGGIPTVMPVNEESPVPPSTAFDGMAQYQPQAQTAISKVSDVKTTPPDSRTTKPQLFVLTTASKVSTTPQTETSAPTSPVVTQATPRTGVSTGKLTENTPSTVGDTSTSTTSSKPAIKESQPAEQPAEQPAEQPADATTQQATTASTTSTLTTKQEAVRTSSKPTRRPNKTAQLGRSTASTTAQSSRAGTSSFLATGVVPVAQTRLSPTHQAGIAQSNRSIHLLHPHQAPQSTSDPAPSPSDPPSPNGTLLYWGELSRTLAFAWELHVYGSASLFLLLFAGAALGLTLSPGANCPHRGALALANALLFLAGGLRAALFLIDPYGTRKLLPRPAVTALYNLPLHLLVWAQAALALLALRVAGVSVLPSTLERVPLVAVLAVLQCTLLLAVDLLSPALSPVVPVTLQVLSLCWGLGICLGFLCYVFPRIRCPSVPHPGVPEEARTKAWTGSRRVGVILGRVLAVCAVLGSLCCGLHVHATLWLYGLLGNWTRFNWGWWLVHFWARLLELAWGFSLLVLGSWVFWRPQGCHGREEGGPDGRAAGDQPSPGQSTGSTQRHTCWSKIVQSLTGKPCRKSDSNGVGGGGGGGVGAPGEVPNNWAGQERPGADISKSLIRNQNHELAGAQQRCVKDSNRGRNHRGHSAERGVSDGSTGSLLRLQALGRPPQRSVSGSLDQDRDTSLSLYEFDLRPPSPIDLTRSIDAALNREHLLGGGSLFHPLNLTSQTPSPGSGVSQGPWLRRNSDPEMLSDSSEAPTESSMPLGGSVLSSVPSRQVTAPPTPSHQGHRWAGNETGSVPSSVSCPVSLRPSRTSEGNLGEDGVDDTRPFITPDSDRVRGRAGRPVGSRSYLEVSRHDDSASVSSEIIDL comes from the exons CATCACAGTTGAAGGATGgtgtgacacacagacacacagacagccagAGGGACCAGTCACCGGCACTCACCACTCAGAGGATCACAATGGCTCCCATGTGTCTCTTTTTCCTGGGCTtcctcctctccgtcctccATCCCACAGACGCCCAGACCATCattggctcctcctcctcgttctcctctctggacctgcCTGTTAACTCATCACCTCCACCTACCAAGCAGACCGTTAGATTCTGGCCTTCTCTGCCTCCCAGAGGGCGTAGTGACGTTCCTATCAGAGCTACAGTTCGAGAGAGGCAGACAACCACGAATGCAGCGCATCAGGAGAGAAGAATTCCCCGTCCTACCGCACAGCAGTCCACTCCACCTTTTATAAATGCTCTTTCAACGCAGAACCTCAGCAGCGGGCCAATTTTAGCTCAACCCACTGCCTCCAGGCCCAGGACTGATACAGCTAGTTTAGCAATCAGCAGGGCTTTTTTAAAGGACGATGCTACTACAAAAGGCTCAACTCCTTCTCTGCCCGCTTTTCCCTCCGTCACTGAGTCTGCAAGTGATAAGCCAGTGGAGGCAGGAAATCCAGAGGAGAGATTACTTAAAGATACAGAGGATGATGATTTGCAGGAGTTGGGATCAGGTGGCATTCCAACAGTGATGCCCGTGAACGAGGAATCACCCGTTCCTCCGTCAACAGCTTTTGATGGAATGGCTCAGTATCAGCCACAGGCCCAGACGGCGATATCTAAAGTTTCTGATGTTAAAACGACACCACCGGACAGTCGGACCACAAAGCCGCAACTGTTTGTGCTCACAACAGCCAGTAAAGTCTCCACGACGCCACAGACTGAGACCAGTGCTCCAACGTCCCCTGTGGTAACGCAGGCGACACCTCGGACTGGAGTATCAACAG GTAAACTGACAGAGAACACTCCGTCCACCGTCGGAgatacttctacttctactacatCATCCAAACCCGCTATAAAAGAGTCACAGCCTGCAGAACAGCCAGCAGAACAGCCAGCAGAACAGCCAGCAGACGCCACGACACAGCAAGCGACAACCGCATCTACAACCAGTACGCTCACTACTAAACAGGAGGCTGTGAGAACGTCCTCCAAACCAACACGTAGaccaaacaaaacagcacaACTGGGCAGAAGCACAGCCAGCACAACTGCACAGTCATCAAGGGCAG gCACCTCTTCCTTCCTTGCCACCGGTGTCGTACCTGTCGCCCAAACAAGGTTGAGCCCCACTCATCAGGCTGGAATTGCTCAGAGTAACCGCTCCATCCACCTGCTCCATCCTCACCAAGCCCCCCAATCTACGTCCGACCCAGCCCCCTCGCCCAGCGACCCTCCCTCCCCTAACGGCACACTCCTCTACTGGGGCGAACTGAGCCGGACGCTGGCTTTCGCCTGGGAGCTGCATGTCTACGGCTCCGCgagtctcttcctcctcctgttcgccGGGGCGGCCCTCGGCCTCACCCTGTCCCCTGGAGCAAACTGTCCTCATCGGGGGGCTCTTGCGCTCGCCAACGCTCTGCTGTTTCTGGCTGGAGGCCTCAGGGCAGCTCTCTTTCTAATAGACCCGTATGGCACCCGGAAGCTCCTCCCTCGCCCCGCGGTTACGGCCCTCTACAACCTGCCTCTGCACCTGCTGGTGTGGGCGCAGGCTGCCCTGGCACTGCTGGCTTTGAGGGTGGCAGGAGTGAGCGTGTTACCGTCCACTCTGGAGCGCGTTCCTCTGGTGGCCGTGCTGGCGGTGCTGCAGTGCACGCTGCTGCTGGCGGTGGATCTTCTTTCTCCGGCCCTGTCCCCCGTGGTGCCCGTCACCTTGCAGGTCCTGTCCCTTTGCTGGGGCCTGGGTATCTGTCTCGGCTTCCTCTGCTACGTGTTCCCGCGTATACGCTGCCCTTCCGTTCCCCACCCTGGGGTCCCAGAGGAGGCCAGGACGAAGGCTTGGACCGGGAGCAGGAGGGTCGGGGTGATTCTGGGGAGAGTTCTGGCAGTGTGTGCGGTCCTGGGGTCGCTGTGCTGTGGGCTGCATGTTCATGCCACCTTATGGCTCTACGGACTGCTAGGAAACTGGACGCGCTTCAACTGGGGATGGTGGCTGGTGCACTTCTGGGCCCGGCTCCTGGAGCTGGCCTGGGGGTTCTCCCTTCTCGTCCTGGGTTCCTGGGTGTTCTGGAGGCCTCAAGGTTGTCATGGAAGGGAGGAAGGTGGACCAGAtggcagagcagcaggagaccAGCCTTCTCCTGGACAATCTACAGGCTCCACTCAAAGACACACCTGCTGGTCCAAGATAGTCCAGAGCCTGACGGGGAAACCCTGTCGAAAGTCTGACAGTAAcggggtgggaggaggaggcggaggaggagtaGGAGCACCAGGGGAGGTGCCTAACAACTGGGCTGGCCAGGAGCGTCCTGGAGCGGACATCAGCAAGAGTCTGATCAGGAACCAGAACCACGAGCTGGCCGGAGCCCAGCAACGCTGTGTCAAAGACAGCAACCGGGGACGAAACCACAGGGGCCACTCGGCGGAACGAGGCGTATCTGACGGCTCCACGGGCTCCCTGCTGAGACTGCAGGCGCTGGGTCGGCCTCCGCAGCGCTCAGTGAGCGGCAGTCTGGATCAGGATCGGGACACCTCGCTGTCTCTTTATGAGTTCGATTTGCGGCCCCCGTCTCCCATTGACCTGACCCGCAGCATTGACGCGGCCCTGAACAGGGAGCACCTGCTCGGAGGAGGGAGCTTGTTTCACCCTCTGAACCTGACCTCACAGACCCCCTCCCCGGGGTCAGGGGTCAGCCAGGGGCCTTGGCTCCGCAGGAACAGTGATCCCGAGATGCTCTCTGATAGCAGCGAGGCCCCGACAGAGTCCTCCATGCCACTGGGGGGCAGCGTTCTCAGCAGCGTGCCCAGCAGGCAGGTGACGGCTCCCCCCACGCCCTCCCACCAGGGTCACAGGTGGGCTGGGAACGAGACGGGGAGCGTCCCCTCGTCAGTGTCCTGCCCTGTGTCACTGCGTCCCTCCAGGACATCGGAGGGGAATCTGGGGGAGGACGGCGTGGACGACACGCGGCCGTTCATCACCCCAGACTCGGACAGGGTGCGGGGGAGGGCAGGGAGGCCGGTGGGGTCGCGGAGTTACCTGGAGGTCAGCCGACATGACGACTCCGCCAGCGTCAGCAGTGAAATCATAGATCTATGA
- the LOC129099367 gene encoding cytosolic sulfotransferase 3-like isoform X2, with amino-acid sequence MEVIHQRTMFDFHGVSMSKCFTDNWDEVQNFKARPDDILIATYPKAGTTWVSYTLDLLYFGQTCPERQASIPIDERVPFLEFSKPSVPAGKYLADRLPTTPRLIKTHLPLQFVPKSFWEQNVRVVNVFRNAKDNAVSYYHFCRMSSGMPEPGDWNTFLQNFMEGKVVYGSWHDHVNGWWEKKQTYPKIHHMFYEDLIEDTGREIDRLCSFLGLTPSAEEKERIGKLVTGRITSLWPRMKSSMRTTSRK; translated from the exons ATGGAGGTGATACATCAGAGAACAATGTTTGACTTCCACGGAGTCTCCATGTCCAAATGCTTCACTGACAACTGGGACGAGGTACAGAACTTTAAAGCGCGACCAGATGACATTCTTATAGCTACTTATCCTAAAGCAG GAACAACATGGGTCAGTTACACCCTGGATCTTCTgtattttggacagacatgtcCAGAGCGTCAGGCGTCCATCCCTATTGATGAGAGAGTGCCTTTTCTGGAGTTCAGCAAACCGTCTGTACCCGCAG GAAAATACTTGGCAGACAGACTTCCCACCACTCCTCGTCTCATTAAAACTCATCTACCACTCCAGTTTGTACCAAAGTCCTTCTGGGAGCAGAACGTCAGG GTAGTCAACGTGTTTCGTAATGCAAAGGACAACGCGGTGTCCTATTACCATTTTTGCCGCATGAGCAGCGGCATGCCAGAACCAGGAGACTGGAACACCTTTCTACAGAACTTCATGGAGGGAAAGG TGGTGTATGGATCCTGGCATGACCATGTGAATGGCTGGTGGGAGAAGAAACAGACCTATCCCAAAATTCACCATATGTTCTATGAAGATCTGATTGAG GACACAGGACGAGAGATAGACCGACTCTGTTCCTTCCTTGGTTTGACTCCTTCCgctgaggagaaagaaagaatt GGAAAGTTGGTGACTGGAAGAATCACTTCACTGTGGCCCAGGATGAAAAGTTCGATGAGGACTACAAGCAGAAAATGA